The Gammaproteobacteria bacterium genome includes a region encoding these proteins:
- a CDS encoding IS3 family transposase encodes MNRKAKCWNNAAMESFFKTLKVERVHRLRYASRVQAKLDLVDWIEGFYNSNVCIRRSIIAHPQSLNAASKLHESGVRGIKTGSVLPCCQIRAPRLGWRDCRPCLAPGSLDNTHACHRPHRLRLARSRLR; translated from the coding sequence ATGAATCGTAAGGCGAAGTGTTGGAATAATGCGGCCATGGAGAGCTTCTTCAAGACGCTCAAGGTCGAGCGTGTGCACCGGCTACGTTACGCGTCGCGGGTACAGGCCAAGCTCGATCTCGTGGATTGGATCGAGGGCTTCTACAATTCCAACGTCTGCATTCGGCGATCGATTATCGCTCACCCGCAGAGTTTGAACGCAGCTTCAAAGCTGCATGAATCTGGTGTACGTGGAATCAAGACAGGGTCAGTATTGCCATGTTGCCAAATACGCGCACCCCGTCTTGGCTGGCGGGATTGCCGCCCGTGCCTTGCGCCTGGATCGCTTGATAACACGCACGCGTGTCATAGGCCCCATCGCCTGAGACTTGCACGATCTCGCCTTCGATGA